One window from the genome of Candidatus Cloacimonadota bacterium encodes:
- a CDS encoding FRG domain-containing protein — protein MESKKDRTSYLLSKFKSKYCYKVVDDGIKVLHVQNPHVLSQLIGYAKYIANKENKSVLIRGQDSLYGGRLMPSLYRGIKDKQISSRNRLIKSYCADVNNVMIKHFPKEFSENGLEIIEPILQHYGIRTRWIDLVDNIWIALWFATHTLHDADRLSKISYRYSKWKAIDEDNSLNPLSLLHEETENPYVYKENGVINDSLLDSCLDKLTKEVRMIQRKYAYILLLEANLKDMNNNGVYQDEFTRVVDLRYVCPSVFLRPHNQHGLLMRRESSNPDTTSNHDFFNHHVSAAIRIDIRDALSWLGTGFLLTPEFLFPSPFSDFMYRHLIELEPPRSSILGQIIRFWQ, from the coding sequence ATGGAAAGTAAAAAGGATAGAACCTCATATCTACTAAGTAAATTCAAGTCGAAATATTGTTATAAGGTGGTGGACGATGGAATAAAAGTCTTACATGTACAAAACCCCCATGTTCTCTCTCAGCTAATAGGATATGCTAAATATATAGCCAATAAAGAGAACAAAAGTGTCTTGATTAGAGGACAAGATTCGCTGTATGGCGGGCGATTAATGCCTAGCTTATATCGTGGGATAAAAGACAAGCAGATCAGCAGCAGAAACAGATTGATAAAATCATATTGTGCTGATGTAAACAACGTTATGATCAAACACTTTCCGAAGGAATTTTCAGAAAATGGGCTTGAAATAATAGAACCCATTCTTCAACACTATGGTATCCGAACAAGATGGATTGACCTTGTAGATAACATCTGGATAGCTTTATGGTTCGCAACGCATACCCTGCATGATGCAGATCGATTATCAAAGATCTCATATAGGTATTCTAAATGGAAAGCCATTGATGAAGACAATAGCTTAAATCCACTTTCTCTACTCCATGAAGAAACAGAAAACCCCTATGTATACAAAGAAAATGGAGTTATTAATGACTCGCTTTTAGATAGTTGCCTGGATAAACTAACGAAAGAAGTCAGGATGATTCAAAGAAAATATGCATATATACTACTACTTGAGGCAAATTTGAAAGATATGAACAATAATGGTGTTTATCAAGACGAATTTACAAGAGTAGTTGATCTAAGGTATGTGTGCCCTTCTGTTTTCTTGCGCCCCCATAACCAACATGGTTTGTTAATGAGGAGAGAATCAAGTAATCCTGATACCACTTCCAATCATGATTTCTTTAATCATCATGTGTCTGCTGCGATTAGGATAGATATCAGAGACGCGTTAAGTTGGCTGGGGACTGGATTTCTTTTAACACCTGAATTCCTTTTTCCTTCACCTTTTTCGGATTTTATGTATAGACATTTGATTGAGTTAGAGCCGCCTCGTTCTTCGATTTTAGGACAGATTATACGGTTTTGGCAGTAA